A genomic segment from Streptosporangium roseum DSM 43021 encodes:
- a CDS encoding M20/M25/M40 family metallo-hydrolase: MTPAETEVAELCAELIRVDTSNYGDGSGPGERAAAEIVMARLAEVGAEATYVESAPGRGNVVTRIEGSDPGLPALLVHGHLDVVPANAADWTVDPFAGEIRDGYIWGRGAVDMKDMDAMMLAVLRQMVTEGRKPRRDVVFAWVADEEAGGEYGAKYLASKHPELFDGVDHAISEVGGYSLEVDPSLRLYLIETAQKGLAWMRLVAGGTAGHGSMLNPDNAVTEVAKAVARLGSHEWPLKLTPTVRRFLSEVADAFGLPFDPEDPAPIIEAIGPLARFVGATLRHTTNPTMLAAGYKANVIPGQASAVVDGRFLPGFEEEFLSTVDELLGPDVRREYITHDIALETTFDGELVESMIAALKAEDPTARAVPYCMSGGTDNKTFFADLNIRGFGFVPLRLPAEMDFAAMFHGVDERVPVDALQFGTRVLDRLLTNY, encoded by the coding sequence ATGACCCCCGCCGAGACCGAGGTAGCCGAGCTCTGCGCCGAGCTCATCCGCGTCGACACCAGCAACTACGGAGACGGCAGCGGCCCCGGCGAGCGCGCCGCCGCCGAGATCGTCATGGCCAGGCTCGCGGAGGTCGGCGCCGAGGCGACCTACGTGGAGAGCGCGCCGGGCCGGGGCAACGTCGTGACCAGGATCGAGGGCTCCGACCCCGGCCTGCCCGCGCTGCTGGTCCACGGCCACCTGGACGTGGTGCCCGCCAACGCCGCCGACTGGACCGTCGACCCGTTCGCCGGCGAGATCCGGGACGGCTACATCTGGGGCCGGGGCGCGGTCGACATGAAGGACATGGACGCCATGATGCTGGCGGTCCTGCGGCAGATGGTGACCGAGGGCCGCAAGCCCAGGCGCGACGTCGTCTTCGCCTGGGTGGCCGACGAGGAGGCGGGCGGCGAGTACGGCGCCAAGTACCTCGCCAGCAAGCACCCCGAGCTGTTCGACGGGGTCGACCACGCCATCAGCGAGGTCGGCGGCTACTCCCTGGAGGTCGACCCCTCGCTGCGGCTCTACCTGATCGAGACCGCGCAGAAGGGCCTGGCCTGGATGCGCCTGGTGGCCGGCGGCACCGCCGGGCACGGCTCCATGCTCAACCCCGACAACGCGGTCACCGAGGTCGCCAAGGCGGTGGCCAGGCTCGGCTCGCACGAGTGGCCGCTCAAGCTGACGCCGACCGTGCGGCGTTTCCTGTCGGAGGTGGCCGACGCCTTCGGCCTGCCCTTCGACCCGGAGGATCCGGCGCCGATCATCGAGGCCATCGGCCCGCTGGCCCGGTTCGTCGGCGCGACCCTGCGTCACACGACCAACCCGACCATGCTCGCCGCGGGCTACAAGGCGAACGTGATCCCCGGCCAGGCCAGTGCCGTGGTGGACGGCCGGTTCCTGCCGGGCTTCGAGGAGGAGTTCCTGTCCACGGTCGACGAGCTGCTCGGACCGGACGTCCGGCGTGAGTACATCACCCACGACATCGCGCTGGAGACCACGTTCGACGGCGAGCTGGTCGAATCGATGATCGCGGCGCTGAAGGCGGAGGACCCGACCGCGCGGGCGGTGCCGTACTGCATGTCGGGCGGCACCGACAACAAGACGTTCTTCGCCGACCTGAACATCAGGGGCTTCGGGTTCGTCCCGCTGCGGCTGCCCGCGGAGATGGACTTCGCCGCGATGTTCCACGGCGTCGACGAGCGGGTGCCGGTGGACGCCCTGCAGTTCGGCACCCGCGTCCTCGACCGGCTGCTGACGAACTACTGA
- a CDS encoding Lrp/AsnC family transcriptional regulator, with product MTILDDLDRRLVAALQVAPRATWGEIGGAVGEHERTVARRLQRLMSTGAVRVTAILDELRCGLGTPVHLHVRVSPCTAEQVAEALSGRSDTRSVYAVTGAADIGCELVAPSRHLLHEILTAQIPATPGIAQTRTQVVLHTFQTVAEWHAPYLSEEQVARLRATAPTAGPPPEHLELTGAERDVVGLLADDGRIGFTAIAERLEVSVPTARRRVASLLERGAVHLRAEVEPALLGLEVEAQLWLSVRAHGLDEVGETLAAHPSVRYCAATSGTHTMIVQVAVAHEAELYRFLTAVVGPLDDVTDVNVTLITRAYKRGHLRKSGLLTLECQ from the coding sequence GTGACCATTTTGGATGATCTAGACCGTCGCTTGGTCGCCGCCCTCCAGGTCGCCCCCCGCGCGACCTGGGGCGAGATCGGCGGTGCCGTCGGCGAGCACGAACGGACCGTGGCCCGCCGCCTCCAGCGGCTGATGTCCACCGGAGCCGTGCGGGTCACCGCCATCCTCGACGAGCTGCGCTGCGGGCTCGGCACGCCCGTGCACCTGCACGTCCGGGTCAGCCCCTGTACGGCGGAGCAGGTCGCCGAGGCCCTCTCCGGCCGGTCCGACACCCGTTCGGTCTACGCCGTCACGGGAGCCGCCGACATCGGCTGCGAGCTGGTGGCCCCTTCCAGGCACCTCCTGCACGAGATCCTGACCGCGCAGATCCCCGCCACCCCCGGCATCGCCCAGACCCGGACCCAGGTCGTGCTGCACACCTTCCAGACGGTGGCCGAGTGGCACGCGCCGTACCTCAGCGAGGAGCAGGTCGCGCGCCTGAGGGCCACCGCGCCGACGGCCGGCCCGCCGCCGGAGCACCTCGAGCTGACCGGGGCCGAAAGGGACGTCGTCGGCCTGCTGGCCGACGACGGCCGCATCGGTTTCACCGCGATCGCCGAGCGGCTGGAGGTCTCGGTGCCGACCGCCCGCCGCCGGGTCGCGAGCCTCCTGGAGCGCGGGGCCGTGCACCTGCGCGCGGAGGTGGAGCCCGCGCTGCTCGGCCTGGAGGTGGAGGCCCAGCTCTGGCTCTCGGTCCGCGCCCACGGCCTGGACGAGGTGGGCGAGACGCTCGCCGCCCATCCGAGCGTGCGCTACTGTGCCGCCACCTCGGGCACCCACACAATGATCGTTCAGGTCGCCGTGGCCCACGAGGCGGAGCTCTACCGTTTCCTCACCGCCGTCGTCGGCCCGCTCGACGACGTCACCGACGTCAACGTCACCCTCATCACCCGTGCCTACAAGCGTGGTCACCTGCGCAAGTCGGGCCTGCTCACCCTGGAGTGCCAATGA